A segment of the Streptomyces sp. XD-27 genome:
AGCCGTGGAGGGTGAGCTCGAGCGCCGGCGCCACCGTGGCGTCCAGCTTCCCCATGCGGACGCTCGCCACGTACGCCGACCTCGCGTGCGCCGCGATGCGCTCGGCCTCCCGCCGCTCGGCGCGGCTGGCCCGTACGGTGCGAATGGCGCCCAGCGCCCGCTCCAACTCCGCGGTCATCGCGCCGATGCCCTGCTGGGCGCGGAGCGAGGCCCGTCCGATCGCCTTCAGCACCGAGCTGATGGTCAGCGCGCCCACGATGATCAGGGCCAGCACGATGAGGAACAGGACCCAGTCGAGCCAGACCATCAGGGCGACGACGCCGATGAGCCCGATGGTGCCGCTCACCGCGTCGGTGAACCCCTCGGCGATGAGCAGGCGCAGCGCCGTGCTGTCCGCGCTGGTGCGCGAGATCAGGTCGCCGATCCGGTGCCGGTCGTAGGTTCTCATCGGCAGCCGCAGCAGATGGTCGATGAGCCCCAGCCGGATGCCCAGGACGACTCCTTCGCCGGTTCGCGCGAGCACGTACCGGGCGACTGCCTGGACCGCCGCCTGGGCGACGAAGAGGGCGATCAGCACGCCGATGTAGCCGCCGAGACCGCGGTCGGAGCCGGCCGCCTCGATCACGTTCTTGACCACCAGGGGCTGGGCCAGGCCGAGCGCCGAGCCGACCAGCGTCAGGGCCACCGCGCCCGAGATCCAGCGCCAGTGCCCGCGCAGGACGCGCAGCACCTGGCGCGGCGCCGACGCCGGTACGGCGGGCACGGGATTCCGGGGCGCGGGACCCGTGGCCGCGGACTCGCGATCGGGGCGGCGGCTCATGGGACGGTGAAGAAGGTCCGGAAGTAGTCGGGCGGGTGGTCCTCGCCGACCACCAGGCCCTCCGCCTCCACCCAGGCGTGCGCGCCGAACGGGGGTATCCGCCGGACCCCCACGCACCAGGTCGGCCACTGGCCGTGCACCCGGCAGAGCAAGGCGGTCGCCAGGGACCTGGGCAGGCAGCCCTCGGGACCGGTGCAGGCGAGGCTGACCGCGGTGACGGCGTCCCGCGCCGCCTTGGCCTCCGCGTAGCTGGCCGGCCGGGCATCGCGGCTCACCCGGGCGAGCACCGCGCGGATCCGGCGGGGCGGCCGGCGGGCGAGCACCCGGGCGCAGCCGACGGCCAGGTGGGTGAGCATCCGGCGCGGCATCGGCACCGAGCGCGGGTTGTAGGAGATCACGTGGCTCACCGGACTCTCCTCTCCGACCTGCCGGGTGGACGTCAGGGCTCCAGCAGCCCCGCCGACCGCAGCGTCGCAACCAGCTCCGTCACGTCCACGCGGGCGGTCTCGGCGTCCACGTCGTATGCCTCGGTCAGCTCCCGGGCCGCCTGCTCGGGGGTGCCTCCGGCCAGGAGCGTGCGCAGCGCCTGGGCCCCGGTGGGGTTCAGGTTCCAGTACTGGCCGGTGTCCTCGTCGAGCAGTGCGATCCCCTCGTCGGTGTCGGCGCGGGACACGCCGTCGCGCAGCCTGAGCGTCATGGCCTCGCTCCCGTGCTCGGGACGGTCGTACGCCGCAGCGTGCGGAGCCACACCTCGCAGGCGACCGTCTGGTAGAGCGCACCGTGCAGGTCGTGGGGACCGGCGCGCATCGGATTGCGGCACAGCTCACGAAGCCGGGCGGCGTCGATCAAGCCCATTCTCGCGAGCAGCGAGTCCTCCCACAGCCGTAGGAGTTCCGCCTGGTTCTCGCGCAGGGCGACGTCCAGGTCGGAGATGCCCCCCGCCTTGGACTGCCGGGTCAGGGCGTCGGCCGGGACGACGCCGCGCATCGCCTCCACGAGCAGCGGTTTGTACTGCCAGGGGGTGTACTTCTCCTCCGGCCGTACGGACAGGGACGCCTCGAGCACCCGGTCATCGCTGTAGGGGGCGGCAAGGGTGAGCCCCGCCCGGTCCGCGAGCCAGGCCACCTCGCGGAGCGGACGGGCCGCGTCCAGTACGCCCAGCAGATTGCCGTGGTGGTCTCGGCGCCCGGCCAGTGGCTCGGCCGACGGCGCCTCGGCGCGGATCAGCTCCCGTACGGCGGTGGCGGTGTCCACGGTCGCCCACGGCGGCAGCAGCGGCGGTGGCCCCCAACCGAGCGGCGGAGTGTCCCGGGGCGGCGGGGGCCGGTCAGCCGCTCCGAGACTCCGAGCAACCAGGCACTGTAGCCCCGGTTGTCCCACAGCTGCCGCAGCATCAGCCCCAGCGGCCAGCGGTACGCGGCGGCGATGCCGCGCAGCCGCCGCGTAGCGACCACCGGGTGCCGGACCAGCAACGCCCGCAGGTGGAAGGGCAGGCCGCTCAGCAACTCGTCGCCGCAGAAGCCGGTCAGGTGCAGCCGCGAACCGCGGGCGAGGGCTCGGTGCGCGATGGTGAACCACCGCGCGTGGTCCGCGGCTGCACGGCAGGGTTCGTCCATGGGCTCGTTGAGGTCCAGCAGGCCGTGGTAGACGAGCGGTAGCTCCGCCACCGGAATGACGTGGTGCTCCAGGGCGGGCAGCGCGCCCGCGGTGCGCCGCGCCCAGGTCACGTCATCTTCCAGCGGGTCCGGGCTCGCCGCCGTATACGCGACGACCCGCGCGCCCGACCGGACGGCCAGGCAGCACACCGACGTCGAATCCAGGCCGCTCAGATCGCTGCTGACGAGCTCGTGCCCCTCGACCCGGGCGGCCACCGCTGCTGCCAGCGCCTCCCGTAGCGCGGCGGCGCCTTCGGCGAGGGACCACCGCGCCTCCGGCGGTGTCCACCACCTGGTGTGGTGTGACTGCCCGTCATCGTCGAGGACCAGACAGCTGTCCGTCGGCAGCCCGCGCACCCCACGCCACAGGGGGACGTCGGTCAGCGGCGGCAGCGCGGGCGGGTCCAGCAGATGCAGCGCCAGACGGCCTTCATCCAGCGGCGCGTCGAGCAGGAAAGCCAAAGTGTCGGCCCGGTCCGCGGCGACGGTGACGGGCCCGAATTCCGCCGCGAACACCCGTCGGATTCCGGTGACCGTGCCCTGAATGCGAACCTTTCCCGCCACGGACGCGACGACATGGGAACTCCCGGCCAATGTCGCCGATATGTGGTCGACGTCAGTGACATGATGCAACCGGGCAGCGGCTTCGGTGAGTTCGCGAGTGGTCACGACGTGTTGCCCGATGACCGCGAGCGCGTTGTTCCCGCAGGTCCCGACGGTCACGGTGCCTGGACGCCAACGTCCCACCAGCCACGGGCGGCCGGAGGGATGTCGGATTCTCTGGTCGGCGCAACCGCGCAGAGCGCCTTCGACAGGGCCTGCCGCGGAATGATCCGGAAGAGCCACGAACCACGAGGGAAGTGCGGCGAGGCCGGTCGGTCGCACCACTGCAAACCGCCCCTTCCAGCCCGGTGGCAGGCGATTACACGCCTACCACCAGGTCTTATCCGGATTGGTTACGGTCACTCCGCCGACCGCTCAGGTGAACAGCGCGTGGTTGCGCCCCAAGAAGTCCTTGGGGCCACGCCGCTTGAACAGGAACAGCCCGGTCGCCTTGGTGAAGGTGCCGACCGCGGTCAGCGTGGGACGCTCATATGCGCGCATACGGTTTCCACCTCCGTCCGTGCGGGTCGCGCGTGCCCACGACCCCGAACCGGGACGGTATTGAATTGCTCAACTACCAACACTCGTCCGTGTTTCGGTGGTTCGTTGGCATATACCCAGGATAGACCCGCGTGTGTGCCGTACGCCGTACAGGCGAGTTGCCGGGACCCGCGCGGCGGCAGTGGGGTGGCGGGCCCGGCAGACGCAGCGGGGGGTGTGTTGACGAAACATACGGCGGAGTGCATACTTATACCCATCAGCGTATGGATCGTAAGGAGAATCCCGTGACCGAGCGCGTCGTACTCGCCTACTCGGGCGGACTGGACACCTCTGTCGCCATCGGCTGGATCGCCGAGGAGACTGGCGCCGAGGTCATCGCCGTCGCCGTGGACGTCGGCCAGGGCGGCGAGGACCTGGGCGTCATCCGTAAGCGCGCGCTCGCCTGCGGTGCCGTCGAGGCCGAGGTCGCGGACGCCAAGGACGAGTTCGCCGACGAGTACTGCCTCCCGGCGATCAAGGCCAATGCGCTGTACATGGACCGTTACCCGCTGGTGTCGGCGCTGTCCCGGCCGACGATCGTCAAGCACCTCGTCGCCGCCGCCAAGAAGCACGGTGCCTCCACCGTCGCGCACGGCTGCACCGGCAAGGGCAACGACCAGGTCCGGTTCGAGGCCGGGATCTCCTCCCTCGCCCCCGACCTGAAGTGCATCGCCCCGGTCCGTGACTATGCGATGACGCGGGACAAGGCCATCGCCTTCTGCGAGGCGAAGAACCTGCCGATCGCGACCACCAAGAAGTCCCCGTACTCGATCGACCAGAACGTCTTCGGGCGGGCCGTGGAGACCGGCTTCCTGGAGGACATTTGGAACGCGCCGATCGAGGACATCTACGAGTACACCTCGAACCCGGCGGTCGCGCGTGAGCCCGACGAGGTCGTGATCTCCTTCCGCGAGGGCGTGCCGGTGGCCATCGACGGCAAGCCCGTCACCGTGCTCCAGGCCATCCAGCAGCTGAACGAGCGGGCGGGCGCCCAGGGCATCGGCCGGATCGACATGGTCGAGGACCGGCTGGTCGGCATCAAGTCCCGCGAGGTCTACGAGGCCCCCGGCGCCATCGCGCTGATCACCGCCCACCAGGAGCTGGAGAGCGTCACGGTCGAGCGTGAGCTGGCCCGTTACAAGCGGCAGGTCGAGCAGCGCTGGGGCGAGCTGGTCTACGACGGCCTGTGGTTCTCCCCGCTCAAGCGGGCCCTGGACGGCTTCATCAACGAGGCCAACCAGCACGTCACCGGCGACATCCGGATGACGCTGCACGGCGGCCGCGCCGTCGTCACCGGCCGGAAGTCCGACGCCTCGCTGTACGACTTCAACCTCGCCACGTACGACACCGGCGACACGTTCGACCAGTCGCTGTCGAAGGGCTTCATCGAGATCTTCGGCATGTCATCGAAGATCGCGGCCAAGCGCGACCTGGCCTGACGGTTACCGCGCCGCGCTTGCCTACCCCGCGCGATGGCGCGGGGTAGGCAAGCGCGGCGGCCACCGGCCCGCACCCGGCGACGAATCCGCACCCACTCCAGGAGCACCCGAACGTGAGCAGCAACGAGAACAAGGACGTCCGGCTCTGGGGCGGCCGCTTCGCCGACGGCCCCGCCGAGGCCCTGGCCAAGCTGTCGGCCTCCGTCCACTTCGACTGGCGCCTGGCGCCGTACGACATCGCCGGGTCCCGCGCGCACGCCCGCGTGCTGCACACCGCGGGGCTGCTCACCGCCGACGAACTGGACCGCATGCTCGCCGGGCTCGACGCCCTCGAAGCCGATGTGGCCTCCGGCGCCTTCGTGGGCACCATCGCCGACGAGGACGTGCACACCGCGCTGGAGCGCGGCCTGCTGGAGCGGCTCGGTCCCGACCTGGGCGGCAAGCTGCGCGCCGGCCGCTCCCGCAACGACCAGGTGGCGACGCTCTTCCGGATGTACCTGCGGGATCACGCGCGGATCATCGGCGCGCTGCTCACGGATCTGCAGGAGGCGCTGGTCGGCCTGGCCGAGGCCCACCCGGACGTCGCCATGCCGGGCCGTACGCATCTCCAGCACGCCCAGCCGGTTCTCTTCGCGCACCATGTCCTGGCCCACGTCCAGGCCCTGTCGCGGAACGCGGAGCGGCTGCGGCAGTGGGACGCCCGCACCGCCGTCTCGCCGTACGGTTCGGGGGCCCTGGCCGGTTCCTCGCTGGGCCTGGACCCGGAGGCGGTCGCCCGTGACCTCGGCTTCGAGCACGGTTCGTCGGCGAACTCCATCGACGGCACGGCCTCCCGGGACTTCGTCGCCGAGTTCGCCTTCGTCACGGCGATGATCGGCGTCGACCTCTCCCGGATCGCGGAGGAGGTCATCATCTGGAACACGAAGGAGTTCTCCTTCGTGACGCTCCACGACGCCTTCTCCACCGGCTCCTCGATCATGCCGCAGAAGAAGAACCCCGACATCGCCGAACTCGCACGCG
Coding sequences within it:
- a CDS encoding lasso peptide biosynthesis B2 protein; translated protein: MPRRMLTHLAVGCARVLARRPPRRIRAVLARVSRDARPASYAEAKAARDAVTAVSLACTGPEGCLPRSLATALLCRVHGQWPTWCVGVRRIPPFGAHAWVEAEGLVVGEDHPPDYFRTFFTVP
- a CDS encoding lasso peptide biosynthesis PqqD family chaperone; this translates as MTLRLRDGVSRADTDEGIALLDEDTGQYWNLNPTGAQALRTLLAGGTPEQAARELTEAYDVDAETARVDVTELVATLRSAGLLEP
- a CDS encoding asparagine synthase-related protein; this encodes MDTATAVRELIRAEAPSAEPLAGRRDHHGNLLGVLDAARPLREVAWLADRAGLTLAAPYSDDRVLEASLSVRPEEKYTPWQYKPLLVEAMRGVVPADALTRQSKAGGISDLDVALRENQAELLRLWEDSLLARMGLIDAARLRELCRNPMRAGPHDLHGALYQTVACEVWLRTLRRTTVPSTGARP
- a CDS encoding asparagine synthase C-terminal domain-containing protein; the encoded protein is MAGKVRIQGTVTGIRRVFAAEFGPVTVAADRADTLAFLLDAPLDEGRLALHLLDPPALPPLTDVPLWRGVRGLPTDSCLVLDDDGQSHHTRWWTPPEARWSLAEGAAALREALAAAVAARVEGHELVSSDLSGLDSTSVCCLAVRSGARVVAYTAASPDPLEDDVTWARRTAGALPALEHHVIPVAELPLVYHGLLDLNEPMDEPCRAAADHARWFTIAHRALARGSRLHLTGFCGDELLSGLPFHLRALLVRHPVVATRRLRGIAAAYRWPLGLMLRQLWDNRGYSAWLLGVSERLTGPRRPGTLRRSVGGHRRCCRRGRPWTPPPPYGS
- a CDS encoding keywimysin-related RiPP — encoded protein: MRAYERPTLTAVGTFTKATGLFLFKRRGPKDFLGRNHALFT
- a CDS encoding argininosuccinate synthase codes for the protein MTERVVLAYSGGLDTSVAIGWIAEETGAEVIAVAVDVGQGGEDLGVIRKRALACGAVEAEVADAKDEFADEYCLPAIKANALYMDRYPLVSALSRPTIVKHLVAAAKKHGASTVAHGCTGKGNDQVRFEAGISSLAPDLKCIAPVRDYAMTRDKAIAFCEAKNLPIATTKKSPYSIDQNVFGRAVETGFLEDIWNAPIEDIYEYTSNPAVAREPDEVVISFREGVPVAIDGKPVTVLQAIQQLNERAGAQGIGRIDMVEDRLVGIKSREVYEAPGAIALITAHQELESVTVERELARYKRQVEQRWGELVYDGLWFSPLKRALDGFINEANQHVTGDIRMTLHGGRAVVTGRKSDASLYDFNLATYDTGDTFDQSLSKGFIEIFGMSSKIAAKRDLA
- the argH gene encoding argininosuccinate lyase gives rise to the protein MSSNENKDVRLWGGRFADGPAEALAKLSASVHFDWRLAPYDIAGSRAHARVLHTAGLLTADELDRMLAGLDALEADVASGAFVGTIADEDVHTALERGLLERLGPDLGGKLRAGRSRNDQVATLFRMYLRDHARIIGALLTDLQEALVGLAEAHPDVAMPGRTHLQHAQPVLFAHHVLAHVQALSRNAERLRQWDARTAVSPYGSGALAGSSLGLDPEAVARDLGFEHGSSANSIDGTASRDFVAEFAFVTAMIGVDLSRIAEEVIIWNTKEFSFVTLHDAFSTGSSIMPQKKNPDIAELARGKSGRLIGNLTGLLATLKALPLAYNRDLQEDKEPVFDSCDQLEVLLPAFTGMMATLTVNRDRMEELAPAGFSLATDIAEWLVKQGVPFRVAHEVAGECVKECEAHGIELDQLTDEQFAKISPHLTPEVRTVLNVPGALAARSGRGGTAPSAVAVQLAEVKTDLVVQRQWADAKR